A genomic window from Halorubrum lacusprofundi ATCC 49239 includes:
- the thpR gene encoding RNA 2',3'-cyclic phosphodiesterase, with protein sequence MRAFFAVDLPDDLAPRVADAQAALGDAAGLALVDPEQTHVTLKFLGDIAEDNDDTTPTLDDVIAAGKQAVETANVDPFECAVEGFGVFPSLDYISVVWAGVDAGSAELTALHEALEVETTALGVDPENHAFTPHVTLARMNDARGKELVQEAVRERDPEIGRFEVDAVRLVSSTLTSDGPAYETVASFGL encoded by the coding sequence ATGCGCGCGTTCTTCGCCGTCGACCTCCCGGACGACCTCGCGCCTCGCGTCGCGGACGCACAGGCCGCGCTCGGGGACGCAGCGGGACTGGCACTCGTCGATCCCGAACAGACGCACGTCACGCTGAAGTTCTTGGGAGATATCGCCGAGGACAACGACGACACCACACCCACACTCGACGACGTGATCGCCGCCGGCAAACAGGCGGTCGAGACCGCTAACGTCGACCCCTTCGAGTGCGCCGTCGAGGGATTCGGCGTCTTCCCCAGCCTCGACTACATCTCGGTCGTCTGGGCGGGGGTCGACGCCGGGAGCGCGGAACTGACCGCGCTCCACGAGGCCCTCGAAGTGGAGACGACCGCGCTCGGCGTCGACCCCGAGAACCACGCATTCACCCCGCACGTCACGCTCGCCCGGATGAACGACGCCCGCGGGAAGGAACTCGTACAAGAAGCCGTCCGCGAGCGCGACCCGGAGATCGGCCGGTTCGAGGTCGACGCGGTCCGACTCGTCTCGTCGACGCTGACGAGCGACGGGCCGGCGTACGAGACCGTCGCGTCGTTCGGGCTCTAG